One genomic region from Accipiter gentilis chromosome Z, bAccGen1.1, whole genome shotgun sequence encodes:
- the LOC126036254 gene encoding avidin-like, whose protein sequence is MVQVTPLLLILGMVLVAPGYSAKKCVLTGRWMNELGSNMTIMPVNGKGEFWGFYHTAVKTTTNKIQVSPLRGSQHRPNQQRHPTFGFTVKWSFSGTSPFPASLQCPQSSPALHYSVTVFTGQCFVDEKGNEILKTMWLQRSHVDNIKDDWKATRVGTNVFTRLRPRQECSWEQGDSQASDDDDDSASCSFCSADCCSQ, encoded by the exons ATGGTGCAAGTGACTCCACTCCTCCTGATACTCGGCATGGTGCTGGTGGCTCCTGGCTACTCTGCAAAAAAG TGTGTGCTGACTGGGCGCTGGATGAATGAACTGGGCTCCAACATGACCATCATGCCCGTGAATGGAAAAGGCGAATTCTGGGGCTTCTACCATACGGCCGTGAAAACCACCACGAACAAGATCCAGGTGTCACCCCTCCGGGGATCCCAGCACCGCCCGAACCAGCAGAGGCATCCCACCTTCGGCTTCACTGTCAAATGGAGCTTTTCAGGtacttctcctttcccagcctccctgcagtgtccccagagcTCCCCTGCCCTCCACT ACTCTGTCACCGTCTTCACCGGCCAGTGCTTTGTGGATGAGAAGGGAAATGAGATTTTGAAGACCATGTGGCTCCAGCGGTCACATGTGGACAACATCAAGGACGATTGGAAGGCCACCAG GGTCGGCACCAACGTCTTCACCCGCCTGCGCCCCCGGCAGGAGTGTAGCTGGGAGCAAGGGGATTCCCAGGCCAGTGACGACGACGACGACTCTGCatcctgctccttctgctccGCCGACTGCTGCTCTCAATAA
- the LOC126036548 gene encoding LOW QUALITY PROTEIN: uncharacterized protein LOC126036548 (The sequence of the model RefSeq protein was modified relative to this genomic sequence to represent the inferred CDS: inserted 4 bases in 3 codons), which translates to MDARETVGVCDSAPSRVEGIEKLYDLLEDYRSCPSVQGQDGVKNHWFQPQSVVDRIRILQKEAKVKKGKGKAIICAVLGVSLAAAMEERKQKSGQSDMIRSLQKQLQESKQLLEEERKLVRVLKRELKNQLSRETEVDTPPVEKRTQQIYPQRDLQRAKETVEXPPPDVRPVIKTEYVYEDSSDDHPQVITKEAPYTATELAKLRKGFSRMAKESETEYVWRVSLSGGDGILLSEKEAEEYWGPGVFLTTGGHRAPWSLTQRAAYWAGGLNPMERGDPLAITDTVDQLLEXVQKAACIRMMYDRELKPHQGSPIMLPVDPKRMTILIWGLPDSLRPIGIQLQGRILNTPNGERTMSVLEGRMSPDHRWPGTWGEVAQELINLERKYGPVGGSSQRTENKIVRRLSGQLLAPGRERPLSRQGLWQLGXSKGVPWDLMDGLSTQRLEELVQNWSGQKAISKPTPSAPPLISLEDESTKEEKVAGN; encoded by the exons ATGGATGCTCGGGAAACTGTTGGTGTTTGTGATTCTGCACCCTCACGGGTTGAAGGAATAGAGAAACTATATGATCTTTTAGAGGACTACCGATCTTGCCCCTCAGTCCAGGGACAAGACGGGGTGAAAAACCACTGGTTTCAACCACAGAGTGTGGTGGATCGGATAAGAATCTTGCAGAAGGAAGCTAAggttaaaaaagggaagggaaaagcaataATTTGTGCAGTGCTGGGAGTGAGTCTGGCAGCCGCGATggaagagaggaagcagaagtCTGGTCAAAGTGACATGATCAGAAGCCTGCAGAAGCAACTGCAAGAAAGTAAACAGTtgttggaggaggaaaggaaacttgttagggttttaaaaagagaattaaagaatCAACTTTCGAGAGAGACGGAGGTAGACACGCCTCCTGTGGAGAAAAGGACACAGCAAATCTATCCTCAGAGGGATTTGCAAAGGGCAAAAGAGACCGTAG AGCCCCCCCCCGACGTGCGTCCAGTGATTAAAACCGAGTATGTGTATGAGGACAGTAGCGACGACCATCCTCAGGTTATCACTAAAGAAGCCCCATATACAGCAACTGAATTAGCAAAATTGAGAAAAGGTTTTTCAAGGATGGCAAAGGAATCTGAGACGGAGTACGTGTGGAGAGTGTCTTTGTCAGGAGGAGATGGAATCTTGttgtcagagaaagaagcagaagaatattgGGGTCCAGGTGTGTTTCTAACAACTGGTGGTCACCGGGCCCCATGGTCATTGACTCAGAGAGCTGCGTACTGGGCTGGAGGGCTGAACCCTATGGAACGGGGAGATCCCCTTGCCATAACCGATACGGTGGATCAGCTGCTAGA AGTGCAAAAGGCGGCATGTATCAGGATGATGTATGACCGGGAGCTCAAGCCCCATCAGGGCTCCCCGATAATGCTGCCTGTGGACCCAAAGAGGATGACTATTCTGATATGGGGGCTTCCTGACTCTCTGAGACCAATTGGGATCCAATTGCAAGGGAGAATTCTAAACACCCCCAATGGAGAAAGGACTATGTCCGTTCTGGAGGGGAGAATGTCCCCTGACCATCGATGGCCAGGGACATGGGGAGAGGTAGCTCAGGAATTGATTAACTTGGAGAGAAAATACGGCCCTGTTGGTGGATCGTCTCAAAGGACTGAAAACAAGATCGTACGGCGACTTAGTGGGCAGCTATTAGCCCCTGGAAGAGAGAGGCCCCTAAGTCGACAGGGACTATGGCAACTAG GTTCAAAAGGTGTTCCCTGGGACTTGATGGATGGGCTATCGACCCAAAGACTGGAGGAGCTTGTGCAGAATTGGTCAGGGCAAAAGGCCATTTCCAAACCAACCCCTAGTGCCCCACCCTTGATAAGCCTGGAGGACGAGTCGACTaaggaggagaaggtggcaggAAACTAG